In the Hordeum vulgare subsp. vulgare chromosome 7H, MorexV3_pseudomolecules_assembly, whole genome shotgun sequence genome, one interval contains:
- the LOC123409968 gene encoding cystathionine beta-lyase, chloroplastic, with translation MAAAVATAAARLFLLHSSPRSSLPCPNPSPSSAHTPRLAYPCLALSHRMAAAPAAIAGPSGDSERDLSASAVSLDAPGAVESSGDGLTRKEPSVATILTSFENSFDKYGALSTPLYQTATFKQPSATVNGAYDYTRSGNPTRDVLQSLMAKLEKADQAFCFTSGMAALAAVTHLLQSGQEIVAGEDIYGGSDRLLSQVVPRNGIVVKRVDTTKINDVAAAIGPLTKLVWLESPTNPRQQITDIKKIAEIAHSHGALVLVDNSIMSPVLSRPIELGADIVMHSATKFIAGHSDLMAGILAVKGESLAKEIAFLQNAEGSGLAPFDCWLCLRGIKTMALRVEKQQDNAQKIAEFLASHPKVKKVNYAGLPDHPGRSLHYSQAKGAGSVLSFLTGSLSLSKHVVETTKYFNVTVSFGSVKSLISLPCFMSHASIPSLVREERGLTDDLVRISVGIEDVDDLIADLDYALRSGPA, from the exons AtggccgccgccgtcgccaccgCTGCCGCCCGCCTCTTCCTCCTCCACTCCAGCCCGCGCTCCTCCCTCCCGTGCCCAAACCCTAGCCCCAGCTCCGCCCACACGCCCCGCCTCGCCTACCCGTGCCTCGCGCTCTCCCACCGCATGGCGGCGGCCCCGGCGGCGATCGCCGGTCCCTCCGGCGACTCCGAGCGCGACCTCAGCGCGTCCGCGGTCTCCTTGGATGCGCCTGGGGCCGTAGAATCCTCGGGAGATG GTCTGACGAGGAAGGAGCCGAGCGTGGCGACGATACTGACCAGCTTCGAGAACTCGTTCGACAAGTACGGGGCTCTCAGCACGCCCCTGTACCAGACGGCCACCTTCAAGCAG CCTTCAGCAACTGTTAATGGAGCTTATGATTATACTAGAAGTGGCAATCCTACTCGTGATGTTCTCCAGAG CCTTATGGCCAAGCTCGAGAAGGCAGACCAAGCATTCTGCTTCACTAGTGGGATGGCAGCACTAGCTGCAGTAACACACCTACTTCAGTCTG GTCAAGAAATAGTTGCTGGAGAGGACATATACGGTGGCTCTGATCGTCTGCTCTCACAAGTTGTCCCAAGAAATGGAATTGTAGTGAA ACGAGTGGATACAACTAAAATTAACGATGTGGCTGCTGCAATTGGACCCTTGACTAAACTAGTTTGGCTTGAAAGTCCCACCAATCCCCGTCAACAAATTACTGATATAAAG AAAATCGCAGAGATAGCTCATTCTCACGGTGCTCTTGTTTTGGTGGACAACAGTATCATGTCTCCAGTACTGTCCCGGCCTATAGAACTTGGAGCAG ATATTGTGATGCACTCAGCTACCAAATTTATAGCTGGACATAGTGATCTTATGGCTGGAATTCTGGCTGTAAAGGGTGAAAG CTTGGCGAAGGAGATTGCATTTCTACAAAACGCCGAAGGGTCAGGTTTGGCGCCTTTTGATTGCTGGCTTTGTTTAAGAGGGATTAAAACCATGGCCTTGCGGGTGGAAAAGCAACAG GATAATGCCCAGAAGATTGCTGAATTCTTAGCTTCTCATCCAAAGGTCAAGAAAGTGAATTATGCTGGACTTCCTGATCATCCGGGCCGATCTTTACACTACTCTCAG GCAAAGGGAGCAGGCTCTGTCCTCAGTTTTCTAACTGGTTCATTGTCTCTCTCGAAGCATGTTGTCGAGACAACCAAGTACTTCAACGTAACAGTTAGCTTCG GAAGCGTGAAGTCGCTCATAAGCTTGCCCTGCTTCATGTCGCACGCGAGCATCCCTTCCTTGGTACGAGAGGAGCGTGGGTTGACTGATGATCTAGTGCGGATATCCGTGGGCATTGAGGACGTGGACGACCTCATAGCTGATCTTGATTACGCGCTCAGGTCCGGCCCAGCATAG
- the LOC123411662 gene encoding GDP-fucose transporter 1-like: MAKPAYATSSLVLGYALCSSLLAIINKYAITKFSYPGLLTALQYLTSVVGVWSLGKLGFLYHEPFNFQIAKKYAPAALVFYLAIFTNTHLLKHANVDTFIVFRSLTPLLVAVADTTFRKQPCPSKLTFLSLVIILGGAVGYVMTDSGFTLTAYSWAVAYLITITTEMVYIKHMVTNLGLSTWGFVIYNNLLSLLMAPVFGVLTGEHLSVFRAIESRGQSWFELDAFIAVALSCVFGVLISFFGFAARQAVSATAFTVTGVVNKFLTVAINVMIWDKHANAFGLVCLLFTLAGGILYQQSVTARGNTPAHREAVANKGCGGDDGTEFDPEKQGLVSSPKDSHA, from the coding sequence ATGGCAAAGCCGGCCTATGCGACAAGCAGCCTTGTTTTAGGATATGCTTTATGCTCGAGCTTGCTTGCGATCATTAACAAGTACGCCATCACCAAGTTCAGTTACCCTGGCCTCCTCACTGCCCTACAATACTTGACATCCGTGGTTGGAGTTTGGAGCCTTGGGAAGCTCGGTTTCCTCTACCATGAGCCCTTCAACTTCCAGATTGCCAAAAAGTATGCGCCTGCTGCTCTTGTCTTCTACCTCGCCATATTCACCAACACCCACCTCCTGAAGCATGCCAATGTCGATACATTTATAGTGTTCAGATCCTTGACCCCTCTGCTGGTTGCTGTCGCTGACACCACCTTCCGGAAGCAGCCATGTCCTTCAAAGCTCACATTCTTGTCCCTGGTGATTATCTTGGGAGGCGCAGTTGGCTATGTGATGACAGATTCAGGGTTCACCCTCACGGCGTACTCATGGGCAGTTGCTTATCTGATCACcataactactgaaatggtgtacATAAAGCACATGGTGACTAACCTGGGGCTCAGCACATGGGGCTTTGTGATCTACAACAATCTTCTTTCGCTGCTAATGGCCCCTGTGTTTGGGGTTCTGACGGGGGAGCACCTGTCGGTCTTCAGAGCCATCGAATCAAGGGGCCAAAGCTGGTTCGAACTTGACGCGTTCATTGCTGTAGCACTGTCCTGCGTATTCGGTGTGCTCATTAGCTTCTTTGGTTTCGCGGCGAGGCAAGCGGTCTCTGCCACAGCGTTTACAGTGACAGGGGTCGTCAACAAGTTCTTGACAGTCGCAATCAATGTGATGATCTGGGATAAGCACGCAAACGCATTTGGTTTGGTTTGCTTGCTCTTCACTCTGGCGGGTGGAATACTCTATCAGCAATCTGTCACAGCTAGAGGAAACACTCCAGCACATCGTGAGGCTGTGGCTAACAAAGGCTGTGGTGGCGATGATGGAACTGAGTTTGATCCGGAGAAGCAAGGCTTAGTTTCGTCTCCGAAGGACTCACATGCCTGA